The proteins below are encoded in one region of Streptomyces sp. NBC_00490:
- a CDS encoding ABC transporter substrate-binding protein yields MLNRRNFLTAAIGVAAAGTLAACAKEDEGSGDSTGSGGSKTITLGFSQVGSESGWRTANSDSVKSAAKEAGYKLQFSDAQQKQENQISAIRSYISQKVDVIAFSPVVVTGWDAVLKEAKAAKIPVVLTDRSVETSDESLYVTLVGSDFTDEGRRAAKILEKVLEKAGHKGPVKIAQLEGTTGAAPAIERAKGFKEVMDADHKDDWKIVVSQTGDFTRAGGKQVMAAFLQSNPDINVLYAHNDDMGIGAIQAIEAAGKKPGKDILIVTVDGVKDGFIAMSEGKINAIVECNPLLGPQLMEVVKTVHEGGSVERWIKTKESDFMQDQAKAALPNRKY; encoded by the coding sequence ATGCTCAACAGAAGGAACTTCCTCACCGCGGCCATCGGCGTCGCGGCGGCAGGCACCCTGGCCGCCTGCGCCAAGGAGGACGAAGGCTCCGGCGACTCCACCGGCAGCGGCGGCAGCAAGACGATCACCCTCGGCTTCTCCCAGGTCGGCTCCGAGAGCGGCTGGCGCACGGCCAACAGCGACTCGGTGAAGTCCGCGGCCAAGGAGGCGGGCTACAAGCTGCAGTTCTCCGACGCCCAGCAGAAGCAGGAGAACCAGATCTCCGCCATCCGCAGCTACATCTCGCAGAAGGTCGACGTCATCGCCTTCTCCCCGGTGGTCGTCACCGGCTGGGACGCGGTGCTCAAGGAGGCCAAGGCCGCGAAGATCCCGGTGGTCCTCACCGACCGCTCGGTCGAGACCTCCGACGAGTCCCTGTACGTCACCCTGGTCGGCTCCGACTTCACCGACGAGGGCCGCCGCGCCGCCAAGATCCTGGAGAAGGTCCTGGAGAAGGCCGGACACAAGGGCCCTGTGAAGATCGCCCAGCTGGAGGGCACCACCGGTGCCGCCCCCGCCATCGAGCGCGCCAAGGGCTTCAAGGAAGTCATGGACGCCGACCACAAGGACGACTGGAAGATCGTCGTCAGCCAGACCGGTGACTTCACCCGCGCCGGCGGCAAGCAGGTCATGGCGGCCTTCCTGCAGTCCAACCCGGACATCAACGTCCTCTACGCCCACAACGACGACATGGGCATCGGTGCCATCCAGGCCATCGAGGCGGCCGGCAAGAAGCCCGGCAAGGACATCCTCATCGTCACGGTCGACGGCGTGAAGGACGGCTTCATCGCCATGTCCGAGGGCAAGATCAACGCCATCGTCGAGTGCAACCCGCTGCTCGGCCCCCAGCTGATGGAGGTCGTCAAGACGGTCCACGAAGGCGGCTCGGTCGAGCGCTGGATCAAGACCAAGGAAAGCGACTTCATGCAGGACCAGGCCAAGGCCGCCCTCCCCAACCGCAAGTACTGA
- a CDS encoding LacI family DNA-binding transcriptional regulator has product MNHVQLRPPTMADVARLAGVSHQTVSRVLGDHPNVRDETRARVLRAIEEMGYRRNSSARALVTRRTRTLGVVASNTTLYGPASTLFALEDAARAAGYTVSTVSLRRLAVETLSEALDHLSEGGVEGVIALAPQRSAVEALAELRHPFPVVAVGTGSGAEIPSVNVDQQLGARLATGHLLAAGHRTVWHLAGPGDWQEAADRETGWRATLEAAGIEPPTPLRGDWSPLSGYRAGQELAGWVGRGLTAVFVANDQMALGALRALREAGVRTPQDVAVVGFDDIPESEFFAPPLTTVRQDFATVGKHSIALLLDLIEGRAPSGAPGVAIEPHLVVRASTAPD; this is encoded by the coding sequence GTGAACCATGTGCAGCTCCGGCCGCCCACCATGGCCGACGTGGCACGCCTCGCCGGCGTGTCCCACCAGACCGTGTCCCGGGTGCTGGGGGACCACCCCAACGTCCGGGACGAGACACGGGCCAGAGTGCTGCGGGCGATCGAGGAGATGGGCTACCGCCGCAACTCCTCCGCCCGGGCGCTGGTCACCCGGCGGACCCGGACCCTGGGCGTGGTCGCCTCCAACACCACGCTCTACGGACCGGCCAGCACCCTGTTCGCACTGGAGGACGCGGCGCGGGCCGCCGGGTACACCGTCTCGACGGTCAGTCTGCGCAGACTGGCGGTGGAGACGCTCTCCGAGGCCCTGGACCATCTCAGCGAGGGCGGGGTGGAGGGGGTCATCGCCCTCGCTCCACAGCGCTCCGCGGTCGAGGCCCTCGCCGAACTCCGCCACCCCTTCCCGGTGGTGGCGGTGGGGACCGGGTCCGGTGCGGAGATCCCCAGCGTCAACGTGGACCAGCAGCTGGGCGCACGCCTGGCCACCGGCCATCTGCTGGCCGCCGGCCACCGCACGGTCTGGCATCTCGCCGGGCCCGGGGACTGGCAGGAGGCCGCCGACCGGGAGACCGGCTGGCGGGCGACCCTCGAAGCGGCGGGCATCGAGCCGCCGACGCCGCTGCGGGGGGACTGGAGTCCGCTTTCGGGCTACCGTGCGGGCCAGGAACTGGCCGGCTGGGTGGGCCGTGGACTCACCGCCGTCTTCGTCGCCAACGACCAGATGGCACTGGGGGCGTTGCGGGCGCTGCGTGAGGCGGGCGTGCGCACTCCCCAGGACGTCGCGGTGGTCGGCTTCGACGACATCCCGGAATCGGAGTTCTTCGCTCCACCGCTCACCACCGTCCGGCAGGACTTCGCGACGGTGGGCAAGCACAGCATCGCCCTGCTGCTGGACCTCATCGAGGGGCGGGCTCCCTCCGGGGCGCCCGGAGTCGCCATCGAACCCCACCTCGTCGTCCGGGCCAGCACCGCTCCCGACTGA
- a CDS encoding mandelate racemase/muconate lactonizing enzyme family protein — protein sequence MRITGISTHVVGTPWRNLTYVQVHTDEGLTGVGETRMLGHTDALLGYLHEAKTNHILGSDPFAVEDLVKRMKYGDYGRAGEIVMSGIAVIEMACWDIKGKALGVPVWQLLGGKVTDKVKAYANGWYTTERTPEAYHKAAQGVMERGYKALKIDPFGTGHFELDHEQSMYAVSLIEAVRDAIGPDAELMLEMHGRFSPATAVRLARDLAPFKPAWLEEPVPPENLKALEKVAAKVEMPVATGERIHDRIEFRELFESQAVDIIQPDVGHIGGIWETRKLAATAETHYMLVAPHNVGGPVLTAASLQVGFTAPNFKILEHFNDFADADIKKVVKGAPQVVDGYFHLSDAPGLGVELDVDAAAEFPQQQARFDLWADGWEQRKPKGTEQ from the coding sequence GTGCGCATCACGGGAATCAGCACGCACGTGGTCGGGACGCCATGGCGCAACCTGACCTACGTCCAGGTGCACACCGACGAGGGACTCACCGGAGTCGGCGAGACCCGCATGCTGGGCCACACCGACGCCTTGCTCGGCTATCTGCACGAGGCGAAGACCAACCACATTCTCGGGTCGGACCCGTTCGCTGTCGAGGACCTCGTCAAGCGGATGAAGTACGGCGACTACGGCCGGGCCGGCGAGATCGTGATGTCCGGTATCGCCGTGATCGAGATGGCCTGCTGGGACATCAAGGGCAAGGCCCTGGGCGTGCCGGTCTGGCAGTTGCTCGGCGGCAAGGTCACCGACAAGGTCAAGGCGTACGCCAACGGCTGGTACACCACCGAGCGCACCCCGGAGGCCTACCACAAGGCCGCCCAGGGGGTCATGGAGCGCGGGTACAAGGCGCTCAAGATCGACCCCTTCGGCACCGGGCACTTCGAGCTGGACCACGAGCAGAGCATGTACGCCGTCTCCCTCATCGAGGCCGTCCGGGACGCCATCGGCCCGGACGCCGAGCTGATGCTGGAGATGCACGGCCGGTTCTCCCCGGCCACCGCCGTGCGCCTGGCCCGGGACCTCGCCCCCTTCAAGCCCGCGTGGCTGGAGGAGCCGGTGCCGCCGGAGAACCTGAAGGCGCTGGAGAAGGTCGCCGCCAAGGTCGAGATGCCGGTCGCCACCGGTGAGCGGATCCACGACCGCATCGAGTTCCGCGAGCTCTTCGAGAGCCAGGCCGTGGACATCATCCAGCCCGACGTCGGCCACATCGGCGGCATCTGGGAGACCCGGAAGCTGGCCGCGACCGCCGAGACCCACTACATGCTGGTCGCGCCCCACAACGTGGGTGGACCGGTGCTGACCGCCGCCTCGCTCCAGGTCGGCTTCACCGCGCCGAACTTCAAGATCCTCGAGCACTTCAACGATTTCGCCGACGCGGACATCAAGAAGGTCGTCAAGGGCGCCCCGCAGGTCGTGGACGGCTACTTCCACCTCTCCGACGCCCCCGGGCTCGGAGTCGAGCTGGATGTCGACGCCGCCGCGGAGTTCCCGCAGCAGCAGGCCCGCTTCGACCTGTGGGCCGACGGCTGGGAGCAGCGCAAGCCGAAGGGCACCGAGCAGTGA
- a CDS encoding zinc-dependent alcohol dehydrogenase produces MSTAVVVAAPGEHELVVHTPREPAAGEALVRVHAVGICGSDREVYQGNRPEGYVRYPLTPGHEWSGTVEAVGSGVPASLVGRKVVGEGFRNCQVCDRCHAGETTLCTAGYEETGFTQPGAMATTLTLPARLLHALPDDADLTAAALLEPAACIAAAALKANARPGERVAVVGTGTLGMFAVQFLKAGSPSELLVVGTRPDRAELSKRFGATDFRTRDQELPDDFDVVIETAGSASAANTAAALLRRGGRLVLTGIPAPGADGLDPTDLVVRQLEVHTVFGAPPDAWAHTVRVFGAGLLDPLPLVTHELPLDEFAQAIDLVGSGDPKVGKVLLRP; encoded by the coding sequence GTGAGCACCGCCGTCGTCGTCGCGGCGCCCGGCGAGCACGAGCTCGTCGTACACACCCCTCGCGAGCCCGCGGCCGGGGAGGCCCTGGTCCGCGTCCACGCGGTCGGCATCTGCGGCAGCGACCGCGAGGTGTACCAGGGCAACCGGCCCGAGGGGTACGTCCGTTACCCGCTCACCCCCGGCCACGAGTGGTCCGGCACGGTCGAGGCGGTGGGGTCCGGGGTTCCGGCCTCGCTGGTCGGCCGCAAGGTGGTGGGCGAGGGCTTTCGCAACTGCCAGGTCTGCGACCGCTGCCACGCGGGTGAGACCACGCTGTGCACGGCGGGCTACGAGGAGACCGGGTTCACCCAGCCCGGCGCCATGGCCACCACGCTCACGCTGCCGGCCCGGCTGCTGCACGCCCTCCCGGACGACGCCGACCTGACGGCGGCGGCGCTGCTGGAGCCCGCCGCGTGCATCGCGGCCGCCGCGCTGAAGGCGAACGCGCGGCCCGGTGAGCGGGTCGCCGTGGTGGGCACGGGCACGCTCGGGATGTTCGCCGTGCAGTTCCTGAAGGCGGGCTCGCCCTCGGAGCTGCTGGTGGTCGGTACCCGCCCGGACCGTGCGGAGCTGTCGAAGAGGTTCGGCGCCACCGACTTCCGCACCCGGGACCAGGAGCTGCCCGACGACTTCGACGTCGTCATCGAGACCGCCGGGTCGGCGTCCGCCGCGAACACCGCGGCCGCGCTGCTCAGGCGCGGTGGCCGGCTCGTCCTCACGGGTATCCCGGCACCGGGTGCCGACGGCCTCGACCCGACCGATCTCGTCGTACGGCAGCTGGAGGTGCACACCGTCTTCGGGGCGCCGCCGGACGCCTGGGCGCACACCGTGCGGGTCTTCGGGGCCGGGCTGCTCGATCCGCTGCCGCTCGTCACGCACGAGCTGCCGCTGGATGAGTTTGCGCAGGCCATCGACTTGGTGGGGTCCGGCGACCCGAAGGTCGGAAAGGTCCTCCTGCGGCCGTGA
- the chvE gene encoding multiple monosaccharide ABC transporter substrate-binding protein, producing the protein MLNRRAALSAIATSAVLALTLSACGQDSEGGSAEESGSAKGGTIGISMPTKSSERWIADGKNVVADLEAKGYKTSLVYGEDDPENQVSQIENLITKGVKAIIVAAIDNKSLNGVLQQAKDANIPVIAYDRLILGTANVDYYASFDNTKVGELQANYIVEKLGLKEGKGPFNIELFAGSNDDNNTKYFFGGAMSVLKPYIDSKKLVVQSGQTGLTQVTTLRWDGATAQKRMDDILTKSYSSKKVDAVLSPYDGISIGILSALKSDGYGTKAKPLPVLTGQDAELASVKSIIAGQQTQTVYKDTRELAKVAGSMVDAVLNGKKPETNDTKTYDNGSKVVPAFLLKPVSVDKSNYKQVLVDGGYYTEGDLK; encoded by the coding sequence ATGCTGAACCGCAGAGCCGCCCTCTCCGCCATAGCCACCTCGGCCGTCCTCGCTCTCACCCTGTCCGCCTGCGGCCAGGACAGCGAAGGAGGCAGTGCGGAGGAATCGGGCAGCGCCAAGGGCGGCACCATCGGCATCTCGATGCCGACCAAGTCCTCCGAGCGCTGGATCGCCGACGGCAAGAACGTCGTGGCGGACCTGGAGGCCAAGGGCTACAAGACCAGCCTGGTCTACGGCGAGGACGACCCGGAGAACCAGGTCTCGCAGATCGAGAACCTGATCACCAAGGGCGTCAAGGCGATCATCGTCGCGGCGATCGACAACAAGTCCCTCAACGGTGTGCTCCAGCAGGCCAAGGACGCGAACATCCCGGTCATCGCGTACGACCGCCTCATCCTCGGCACGGCCAACGTCGACTACTACGCCTCCTTCGACAACACCAAGGTCGGCGAGCTCCAGGCCAACTACATCGTCGAGAAGCTCGGTCTGAAGGAGGGCAAGGGCCCCTTCAACATCGAGCTGTTCGCCGGCTCCAACGACGACAACAACACGAAGTACTTCTTCGGCGGCGCGATGAGCGTCCTGAAGCCGTACATCGACAGCAAGAAGCTGGTCGTCCAGTCCGGCCAGACGGGCCTCACCCAGGTCACCACGCTGCGCTGGGACGGCGCCACGGCGCAGAAGCGCATGGACGACATCCTCACCAAGTCGTACTCCAGCAAGAAGGTCGACGCGGTCCTCTCGCCGTACGACGGCATCTCGATCGGCATCCTGTCGGCGCTGAAGTCCGACGGCTACGGCACCAAGGCCAAGCCGCTCCCGGTCCTCACCGGCCAGGACGCCGAGCTCGCCTCGGTGAAGTCGATCATCGCGGGCCAGCAGACGCAGACCGTCTACAAGGACACCCGTGAGCTCGCCAAGGTCGCCGGCAGCATGGTCGACGCGGTCCTGAACGGCAAGAAGCCGGAGACCAACGACACCAAGACCTACGACAACGGCTCCAAGGTCGTCCCCGCCTTCCTGCTGAAGCCGGTGAGCGTCGACAAGAGCAACTACAAGCAGGTCCTGGTCGACGGCGGCTACTACACCGAGGGCGACCTCAAGTAG